One Anopheles marshallii chromosome 3, idAnoMarsDA_429_01, whole genome shotgun sequence genomic region harbors:
- the LOC128714185 gene encoding arrestin domain-containing protein 17-like, translating to MGSSPACTILFDDNVHGVFFAGQKFTGTVDIDLPKAKKVKGISLKVTGLARVLWSETYGTGTTIVFQGKEDFLKHSMDFVRSETDEPIVVEPGRQVYKFALVLPTTLPTSFEGDYGYIRYTVRVVFERPWKFDQSYKIAFTVVNQLNLNTVSPPVNVAVVQEHIKHFYCGPCRSPPLAINVLLPMTGYVPGQFILAKADISNGSNKSISEVKLKLRRRVRYCSKTPYDHVRSVYNTLAKFQCSGVDAKGSAGYERRFLVPSEAPTRSDTIIRIEYFVEVTAKVVGMAYSPQVRIPITIGTVPLMNLSQRQQRASIVEAHMTTASSLPRKLFHGSVQSLMVPHTFEKSAGRVDVNILEDDEGPSLGTVPFSPRYPMYHFDTDNTPGRQSVVPPYQHVQAAHTKADKIPPNNPPTADR from the exons ATGGGATCTTCACCCGCGTGTACGATCTTGTTTGATGACAATGTGCacggtgtgttttttgctgGCCAAAAATTCACTGGCACAGTCGATATTGATCTTCCGAAGGCGAAGAAAGTGAAAG GAATTTCGCTAAAAGTAACCGGATTAGCACGTGTCCTGTGGTCGGAAACGTACGGCACTGGTACGACGATCGTATTCCAAGGAAAGGAAGATTTCCTCAAACATTCCATGGACTTTGTACGCTCAGAAACGG ATGAACCGATCGTGGTGGAACCGGGTCGTCAGGTGTACAAGTTCGCTTTGGTGCTACCAACCACACTGCCCACGTCCTTTGAAGGCGATTATGGCTACATTCGCTATACGGTTCGAGTCGTGTTTGAACGGCCGTGGAAGTTTGACCAAAGCTACAAAATAGCATTCACCGTGGTGAATCAGCTGAACCTCAACACCGTGTCGCCTCCAGTGAACGTGGCGGTAGTGCAAGAGCACATCAAACACTTTTACTGTGGTCCGTGCCGTTCCCCACCGCTCGCCATTAACGTGCTGCTGCCGATGACGGGATACGTCCCGGGACAGTTTATTCTCGCCAAGGCGGACATATCGAACGGCTCCAATAAGTCTATCAGTGAGGTGAAGCTGAAGCTGCGCCGCCGAGTGAGATACTGCAGCAAAACACCGTACGATCATGTGCGCTCTGTCTACAACACGCTAGCCAAGTTTCAGTGCAGTGGTGTCGATGCCAAGGGTTCGGCAGGATACGAACGACGGTTTCTCGTCCCTTCCGAAGCTCCGACTCGCAGCGACACCATCATCCGCATCGAGTACTTCGTGGAGGTCACTGCCAAAGTGGTGGGTATGGCCTACAGCCCGCAGGTGCGAATTCCCATCACAATCGGAACGGTGCCGCTGATGAACCTCAGCCAACGACAGCAGAGGGCGTCCATTGTCGAAGCACACATGACGACCGCTTCCTCCTTACCACGAAAGCTCTTCCACGGCAGTGTGCAGTCGCTTATGG TTCCTCACACATTTGAAAAGTCCGCTGGTCGTGTCGATGTTAACATACTGGAGGATGACGAGGGCCCGTCGTTGGGTACGGTGCCATTTTCACCGCGCTATCCGATGTACCATTTCGACACAGATAATACACCTGGGAGGCAGAGTGTCGTGCCACCGTACCAGCATGTCCAAGCAGCACACACCAAAGCAGATAAAATTCCACCGAACAACCCACCAACGGCGGACCGATAG
- the LOC128714075 gene encoding LOW QUALITY PROTEIN: uncharacterized protein LOC128714075 (The sequence of the model RefSeq protein was modified relative to this genomic sequence to represent the inferred CDS: deleted 1 base in 1 codon) codes for MLIRSNSHLEQHESQLALNTPAHNFSSSIEASLERLSASSNAVIQVDSLSAWSLEAEAISMIDDEMQVIDTIDQSYWNGKFVPPPPRPPFLEESIAPDGLTTCDLCSWAWQDKGTLSLDGAIKEIFSSSDTKEFNWTFALIVVSLTSAFLGAIIMIVFLRCKRIRTNQHGLRTLCFDSSSTKDTSGLNFDNQTSKNSTNGSCSPRSTNSGLWTWFSSRKNLSTPDQLVNSHTLPVENHYTHMDDNNYNPVQIDEASYAEVGNEIGPSETTSYKSGSVQHGADNDILIMNCPLPAIPTGSHSASGGASGSGSAYYSGLLNNANMAGGEDEDERPYEIVDLKEMSSPHKNHNVQSHFLNETNNLLTIEKHSETLPEGTISASDYV; via the exons ATGTTGATTCGATCCAACAGCCACCTGGAGCAACATGAATCCCAGCTTGCACTC AACACTCCAGCACACAACTTCAGTTCTTCGATTGAAGCGAGTTTGGAACGCTTGTCGGCTAGCAGCAACGCAGTGATACAAGTGGACTCTCTAAGCGCTTGGAGCTTAGAAGCGGAAGCAATTTCGATGATCGACGACGAAATGCAGGTGATCGACACGATCGATCAGAGCTACTGGAATGGAAAGTTtgtcccaccaccaccgagaCCACCGTTTCTAGAGGAATCGATTGCCCCGGACGGTCTGACCACCTGTGACCTGTGCTCGTGGGCCTGGCAGGACAAGGGTACACTGTCGCTGGATGGAGCGATAA AGGAAATTTTCTCATCATCCGACACGAAGGAATTTAATTGGACATTTGCGCTGATAGTAGTCTCGCTAACGTCGGCTTTTCTCGGTGCCATAATAATGATAGTATTTCTTAGATGTAAAAG GATTCGAACTAACCAGCATGGACTCCGGACGTTGTGTTTCGATTCCAGTAGTACAAAGGATACCAGCGGGTTGAATTTTGATAACCAAACATCGAAAAACTCGACCAACGGGTCATGTAGCCCTCGTAGTACAAATTCCGGCCTGTGGACCTGGTTTAGCAGCCGCAAGAACCTATCCACACCGGATCAGCTAGTAAACTCCCACACGCTGCCGGTGGAGAACCATTACACGCACATGGACGACAATAATTACAATCCCGTGCAGATCGATGAGGCGTCGTACGCGGAAGTGGGCAACGAGATAGGTCCCTCCGAAACTACCTCCTACAAATCCGGCTCCGTACAGCAT GGTGCAGACAACGACATTCTAATAATGAACTGTCCGCTACCGGCCATACCGACCGGCTCACACAGCGCTAGCGGAGGTGCTAGTGGATCGGGCAGTGCGTACTATTCCGGGCTGCTCAACAACGCCAATATGGCCGGCGGTGAGGATGAGGACGAGCGTCCGTACGAGATTGTCGATTTGAAGGAGATGTCATCGCCCCACAAAAATCATAACGTCCAAAGCCACTTCctgaacgaaacgaacaacCTGCTGACGATTGAAAAGCATTCCGAAACGCTGCCGGAAGGGACGATCAGTGCGTCAGACTATGTTTGA